The Acetivibrio cellulolyticus CD2 genome segment TTCCTTTATTATTCCCGTTGGAGGAATAATTGGGTCATTTTATGGGGAACGGATGCATCCTATAAAAAATACTATATTATTTCATAAGGGAATTGATATTGAAGCTCAAAGTGGGACTCCCATTAAAGCCGCATATGGTGGGGAAGTATTGGAAGCGGATAAGGAAGAAACGTATGGGAACTATGTGAAATTAAAGCATATAGACGGTTTAACGACATTATATGCGCATTGCTCTAAATTGCTTGTAAGTAAAGGTCAAAAGGTTAAGCAAGGTGATATTATTGCAGAAGTTGGAAGCACAGGAGCTGCAGAAGGTCCGCATTTGCACTTTGAGGTAAGAAAGGATAATACGGCGGTTAATCCTCTTGACTATATAACACTTTCGGTAAATTAACCTTACAAAAATTAATAAAAATGCCAATCAGTTGTTTATAATTATGGAAGGCGGTGAGGCTAAGGTATTTTAATACAAGTTACTGAAAAACCCTTTAAAGTAGAAGTTGATCCTTTATTTTTTGTTACAGTAATATTAATGATTACTTTTAATTATCATATTAAATATCTGCTGACTTTTATTGCTTTAATAATTCATGAGGCATCGCATATATTAGTTTCATTGGCTCAAGGTGGAAAGTTGGATTCTGTAAAGGTATTTCCTATAGGATTAAATGCTGTTTTTAAAGACGATTTTTATGGAGAGTCCAATAGATTTTTTATTAATATAAGCGGCCCGTTGACAAATTTACTGATATTTTTAGTGTGTTTTTCGATAAACACATATTATTTGCATAGATCAGATAATATGCGTTTTTTTATCTTAATAAATATATTCTTGGCGATATTTAATATGCTTCCGGTTTTACCTCTTGATGGAGGTAGGATATTTAGAGATATCCTTACTTCGAGAATAGGTTTGTTTAAAGCGTATAAGTACTCCAGGAGAGTGTCAAAAGGACTGGGATTATTCATTATTCTTATAGGTATAATTCAGTCATATGACAATATTTACAACTTTAGTTTGATCTTTTTGGGGATTTACATTTTTCATTTCTTAAAATATGAGGAGACGGAGGTATATTTTATGAATATCAAAAACCTTGTTTACAAACGTTCCAGATTTCTCAAGAAAGGAGTATACCCTGGCAGAGAACTGGTTGTAATTAAATCTATGCGTTTGGGGGATATTTTAAAAGATATGGACTTTGATAGATTTCATATAATATATGTACTTGATGAAGATATGAGGCTTGCAAAAGTTTTTACCGAGCAGGAGGTTATTGACAATCTGGCAAAGTTTGATGCCGAGATAAGCTTTGATGAGCTTATGAAGTCTCTGGCATAGTATACGAAAAAGTTGATCCCTATTAGTATGTTCATCTAAAAAGTTTGTTAGTTGAGCAAACTTTTTAGATGACATAGTAACTCATGAGGGTGCCTGTAACAGGTGCTAAAGATAGATTACAGAATATCGAAGCTGCATTTTAAAACTATGAGAAAAAGCAATGTTTAAACCTTAGTTTATAATAGCCCTGCATTTTGGAGTATTTCTTTACTTGACTTAGGTCTGTTCATTGTCAGCAGGTGTATCCCATCAACTCCGTTATCAATTAGATTGCGGATTTGTGAGCTGGCATACTCTATGCCGGCTTTTCTCATATCTTCATCATTATTACCGTATTTATCCATCAATAATACAAGTTTTGCAGGTATGGATGCTCCGCAAAGTGATGCAATGCGTTTAATCTGATCTGCTTTGAAGACCGGCATAATGCCTGGTGTTATAGGACAATTTATACCGATTGCAGCTGTTTTATCCAAAAAATCATAGAAATTTCTATTTTCAAAAAACAGTTGTGTCACTAAAAAGTCAACACCCGAGTCAACTTTCTGCTTAAGATAGACTAGGTCGTCCTTTAACCGAATACTGTTTATATGACCTTCAACATAAGCAGCTGCTGCTATACAAAAATCATTCTTGCTTCTTATATGGGATATTAGCTCATTTGCGTATTCGAAAACATTTTTACTAAAATCAAAATCCGGTTGACCTATTGGAGGGTCTCCGCGCAGGGCGAGTATATTTTCTAAATTATTTTCATGTAATGAGACAAGCAGTTTATCAATTTCTTCTTTAGAATGTCCTACACATGTAAGGTGTGCCATACTTTCAATAGAATACTCATTTTTAATCTTTGATGCTATTTCAATTGTTCTGTCTTTTGCGCTTCCACCTGCACCGTAAGTGACACTTATGTAGTCAGGTTTTAAAGCTTTAAACTGCTCTAATGCATCAAAAATAGACTCAATAGGAGTATCCAATTTTGGCGGAAAAATTTCAAAAGAAATTACTGGTTTTTTTGTTTTAAATAGTTCTACAATTTTCATTTTACCCTCCACAAAATAAAAAGATGCTTTAAATGTTATTATAACATAACAAAGGATACTGACAAGTTTAATTATATAATAATCAATGCTCTTACTTGCGTTTGGGCTTGTGGAGTCCTAAATTGTATATTATAATTAAATTAAAATATATCGTATTTCAACGTTTTTTTATTATCTTATTTGTTGTGGGGAGACCATCATGCAAAGTCTTATAGCAATATTTCCGTCTTTCATATCAAAGTATAATTCATCCCCTAAAAACGATGAAAAAGGCGAATAAATATATTGTAAAGTTTTGAAGGGAGGAATTTAGTGGTATGGGAATTGTGAAAAGTTTAAAGAGAATCGCCATAATGGCGGCAGCATTAGTAATTTTGTCTTCATATTGTATACCCGAAGGTTTTTTGTCAGACTTCTCTCCGGTTGTGAATGCGGAGGAAGCGGTAGGTAATGACGACTGGCTTCATGTTGAGGGTAATCAGATCGTCGATATGAGTGGAAAACCTGTTTGGCTGACTGGTGCAAATTGGTTTGGTTTTAACACCGGTACAAATGTTTTTGACGGTGTCTGGAGTTGTAACATGAAAAAGGCATTAATAGGAATGGCTGACAGAGGGATTAATTTCTTGAGGATACCTGTTTCAACAGAAATTTTAACTAAGTGGAAAAGCGGATCACCTCCGGCGCCAGGCAGTCTAAACGATTTTGTAAATCCTGAGCTAAAAGGCATGGATAGCTTGGAGCTTTTTGATTTTGCTTTGAATGTATGTAAGGAAGAAGGCATTAAAGTAATGCTTGATGTACATTGTCCACAATCACAGGCGATGGGGCATAATTATCCTGTTTGGTATGATGGGGCATATAATACTGAAGCATGGATGTCAGCTTTGGAATGGATGGCTGAAAGATATAAAAATGATGATACTATACTTGCGTTTGACCTTAAGAATGAACCTCATGGTAAACCAACAGATACAGTTATGGCAAAGTGGGATGATTCTAAAGATTTAAACAACTGGAAGTATGCTGCCCAAACTTGTGGAGAAAGAGTTCTTGCAATAAACCCAAACCTGCTTATTATGGTAGAAGGAATTGAAGCCTATCCTAAAGAAGGTAATGACTACACTGCAGTAGATGAGTGGGGAAAAGAAAGTCATTACTACTTCAACTGGTGGGGTGGAAACTTTAGAGGAGTAAAGGACAATCCTTTGGACTTAGGTGAGAATCA includes the following:
- a CDS encoding cellulase family glycosylhydrolase, with the translated sequence MGIVKSLKRIAIMAAALVILSSYCIPEGFLSDFSPVVNAEEAVGNDDWLHVEGNQIVDMSGKPVWLTGANWFGFNTGTNVFDGVWSCNMKKALIGMADRGINFLRIPVSTEILTKWKSGSPPAPGSLNDFVNPELKGMDSLELFDFALNVCKEEGIKVMLDVHCPQSQAMGHNYPVWYDGAYNTEAWMSALEWMAERYKNDDTILAFDLKNEPHGKPTDTVMAKWDDSKDLNNWKYAAQTCGERVLAINPNLLIMVEGIEAYPKEGNDYTAVDEWGKESHYYFNWWGGNFRGVKDNPLDLGENQDQLVYSPHDYGPMVYKQSWFYDGFTKESVYNDCWKDNWAYIYEDGIAPLLIGEWGGFMDGGDNEKWMTAMRDYIVDNRIHHTFWCYNANSGDTGGLVSYDFMTWDEEKYALLKPALWQYDGKFVSLDHKVALGANGISVSQVNGEVIPTQTIPKVTPSSTTPTPTNILPELTPTTTFKYGDVNYDGSFNSIDFGVFRMVLLGITPQKEIDIEAADVDDNGQVNAIDFAYIRQRLLGMIESFPAENN
- the metF gene encoding methylenetetrahydrofolate reductase [NAD(P)H], producing the protein MKIVELFKTKKPVISFEIFPPKLDTPIESIFDALEQFKALKPDYISVTYGAGGSAKDRTIEIASKIKNEYSIESMAHLTCVGHSKEEIDKLLVSLHENNLENILALRGDPPIGQPDFDFSKNVFEYANELISHIRSKNDFCIAAAAYVEGHINSIRLKDDLVYLKQKVDSGVDFLVTQLFFENRNFYDFLDKTAAIGINCPITPGIMPVFKADQIKRIASLCGASIPAKLVLLMDKYGNNDEDMRKAGIEYASSQIRNLIDNGVDGIHLLTMNRPKSSKEILQNAGLL
- a CDS encoding M50 family metallopeptidase, producing MQVTEKPFKVEVDPLFFVTVILMITFNYHIKYLLTFIALIIHEASHILVSLAQGGKLDSVKVFPIGLNAVFKDDFYGESNRFFINISGPLTNLLIFLVCFSINTYYLHRSDNMRFFILINIFLAIFNMLPVLPLDGGRIFRDILTSRIGLFKAYKYSRRVSKGLGLFIILIGIIQSYDNIYNFSLIFLGIYIFHFLKYEETEVYFMNIKNLVYKRSRFLKKGVYPGRELVVIKSMRLGDILKDMDFDRFHIIYVLDEDMRLAKVFTEQEVIDNLAKFDAEISFDELMKSLA